The genomic region TTCGGTCGCGGCAGAGACGTGACAAGTTCCAAAgagtatttttttcaaaatgaaagtATTGCGCAAAACAACATTTGTGGGGACAATTGAATATTGGAGGGACATGTGCGTGCGCCCCAGCTCCTGCGCCCTTGAAATGTGGATGATGATTAGCCTTAGGGGAATAAACTATTGGGGTACCAAATGGATGCAGTTTATACTTTTTTAGATATTTGatgaaatttgaaaaaaaaaaaatgtgtactggTGCAACTGGCccacaatggggggggggggggggggggggagggggggaaaCTGGCTCAGGGGGTCTACTTACCCCAATATGATTTTACGCATTTTTCAAATTCCATTTGATCTGTTTTATGCACACATTTTTAGTAATTAATACTAATTGCAGTTAGCAAGCACAAACTGAGCCTGTAATTGTGACATGCGTAACCATAAGTGGGGTAATTATCCTCTGGGGGCCAGTTACCCCTTGTAGAACGGGGCCAGTTACCCCCAACACACTCATCCAACATATTACTACTTAAAAAGTACTTTTCCTCTCTAAACAAGTGGATTATTTATCTGAACGCTTTACTTCTTgtacatcattttatttttatagatcTAACTTAATTTAAACATATCTAGAAATCTTTAAACACTAAAAAAAACTTCTGTCAAAATCGTTTTGTTGAAATATGTCCAAATGTTGTGATGACACAGTGAACATTTTTAGTTAAGCAAGATCAGTGGCAGCCAGGGTAATAGTTGGGCAAACGATTTGGTCACACCTTGCATGATTTTTGTGAATTACATGGGAGGCAAGTTACCACAGGGGGCTAGTTACCCCCTCCTACCCATCTCTATTAATATCTCTATTAACTGATGTCACTGCTGCTTGCTCCAACGCTAAAAtcaaattttaattaaaaaacatgtGAAAAGTTTTGGAGGAGATGCATTGTACGCTGTCTCAGTAGCAAGTTACTACCCCAATACTATTTTCAGACTCGTAACATTGTAGCACTTTGAGATTGTGCTATGATGCCAATTCCTTGTTACTCATTATCATGCTCAATCTTGGACCAGGGTATGAAATTGCACCAAGACAGCAATAAGAGCAGCTGAGCCAGAGGAAATAACTGTGAGGACCAAATATGTTAGATTTAATCATGAGAACTGCCCCTTCATTTTACCACCAGCCAACGGTATATAGGACCAGAGTCTTTTAGTGTGGAGCCACTTGTGCTCAAACCTTAAGAGATGGACACTTGACGGGATGGAGGGGATGGTATAATTTGACCTTGGAGCAAATCTTGCATCCTGTTTAAACatacaacaaaagtgagtacacccctaagtgaaaatgtccaatccccagtccatcacctttaccctcacaAATCACAGGACCAGACAATATGTTTATTTCCAAATATAACATACATTTACGAAGTTAAAGTTTCAATGTTTAACTtaaccttttttctagatgtacAGACTGACTGTCATATATGGATGCATTGTATGATTTAGGATTTATGagacagaaataataataatacgttTTGATAGTCAAAAATGAAATATAGCGATGTTTAATTTTCAAACATTGAAACCAGTCTGAATTCTGACATTATggggaaacacattttgcacTAATATCAGATAAAGCAGCAAACACATTGACCTATCTTTTGAACTTGGCTCATTTAAATGAAGTGTTCGGCACTCAGCAGGTCATGCTTTATCCCCCAGTGGGAATCATTTAGAAGAATCAAATACCTAGACTTTTGAGTACAAAACCTGTTACACCTATGATCAGACCAAGAGGATCTGGCCAAGTTCCAAGGGGAACACAAAGGCTTTAAATCCTGTGAACAGCGCCTCCTTAGCTGAGACACCTGAGGTTCACCGTCTTTGTAGGTAGGAGTCGAACCTCAGTCTTCAGCTTGGGAGCCTGAGCATTTACCAACAAACCCAAAAGGAATACCCTATCTCCTCAAGCCGTGCTACCCAACAACTAGAACATGATTCCAAATCACCTCTGTCAGACTCCGAAGATCGTGTggcattaaatattatttttggtaAGTTTTCTGATTATACTGATGGCAGTCTTGCTTCAGTGAAAAGTAACCAAAACGGCATTGTAAGAAtgcctttttattttactgatGTTTGATTAGGACTATGAGATGTAGTGGGATGTATGAGCAAAAACCTCTGCTGCATCATGAAAGTAATACGTTTGGTCACGTCGCAAgtgtttgtaaagaaaacattgtgtTGGAAGAGATGGGGGATCGAAAGTTCTGCAGTTGTGAAGGACATCACCCCCCCCAGAGTCCCCATTAAGTTGAAGGAAGACAGAGTAGCGAGGAGCTGGCATGCCAAGCAGAAGTCAGGTTTATTCTTTGTGATCAATATTCCATTGTTGAACTACATGTTGATACGTCGGGCTAAGCCCCCTGCTTGCCACTGTCCGCATTATTCTATACATTATTGCCCTGCATGTTAACAGTTTGAAAGATTACTAGCTGTTTGTTTTAGTTATTTCAGCACTAATTGATTGCTTGAACGGCACCGCAACACATCTGTTGAAATAAGGATTTCGTCACCATTTCGCACAGTCCCTATTTCACAGCCACCATTGGACAGTTTTTTTTGCAGAGCTCTAGATATGGTTGATTGAATCCAGTCACTGAACTCTGTTGGCCTCTCTGTGGCTTCTCTCACAGGTCTCCTTGTTTGATTGTTTAGAGGGACTGCCTTGTCCTGGCAGTGCTTGGGTGGTGTGATGCATTTTCTAGTTCCTAATTACTGATCCAACTGTGCTCTCTTGGATCaccaaaaacataattattattttgtacctgGTATCTAATATGTGCATTTGAACAACTTTATTTCAAACTTAGAATGCTCTTTAGTctattttccttcagattcacagcccAATGTGATCATTCAGAAGTGCAGTTTTTATCCAGAAGATCTGACAGcatctgtacattttcaaaggtgATGACCAACGGTAAAGGAAGTCTTATTTTGTGCGGTTTCTTTCATCTGGGTCAATGGGGAGGGTCAATGGGAAGGGTCAATGGGGAGGGTCAATGGGAAGGGTCAATGGGGAGGGTCAATGGGGAGGGTTAATGGGGAGGGTCAAAGGGTCAAAAGTATGTTTGTTCTAacaaatatttcacaaaatTAAACTAATGTCAGcgttttgagtgtcagtgtttgaaAGTCAAATATGAAACAGAGTAAAGGTTCAACGTGCTATTTGTAATTCAGTGAAATGAGGGAACTATTctggggtttgaatacttttgcaagccACTGTATATATTCACATAGTACAGGGGAATTGCATAGAACTTTGTACCGCTCACACTTTCCCCCCCTGGTCCTCTTTTCTTATGTTAAGCCAGACTACCCGCTGGATGCAGAATGCAAAATCAAGACAGAACTGGCAATGATAGCtgcaaatataataaaaaagctAGAGAATGGAGAAATGAAGCAGCGCTGTGGAATGGCAGTAGCTTTTGGGGTTTTGTAATTAATTGATCATAATCTACATTcacaaaatgtactgtaggtatgtttttgtttttgttctggttGACAGGACAATTTTTTTCTGCAACTATCCACACTGTTGCCTTTATGTTAAGGAAgacctctcttttctcttcagTGTGGAaaaggtaaaatattttttgtagttgttgaacattaatacaattttaattgTGATATAATCATTAGTCCAATTATCTAAAGCATTATGTGTAATATGACAAATTTTGTCTGTTGATGGTCTGGTGATATTTAACACCACTGGTATtagtttttttcagtttcacaGGAGCCAACTGCGTCCACACAGAACCTGCTGAGGCCTGAGGAGGACAACACACTGTTGCCAAAAAGAGTATATGTTTCGTACAATATTCAGAGAACATCATATACATATTTAGTGTCATTAGtactatatttaaatgtattttcttcttgAAGTCCAATCCCAAAGGAGTAGTCAAAAGGCCTTATTTCATTGGGAGACCTTTGTTTTTGGTGTCGGAAAAACAGCAGATTTccgttttaaatgtttataattCTACAACAATAGAATCTAACTTTGCAATCCTAGACgtgaacaataacatttccatGATCTGAATAATTCATTTTAGattcatgtactgtacattagaATGTCTTCATTCCATTCTTGGCATTCATTGTTATTGGATCTACAGGAAGTCTGGAATAATAGGGGTCAGTTACCATGTGATTTAAAACTATAGAAAAATGAATTCTCCAGaagataaataaatgaaatattctTGCCAAAATTGAttaatttttgttcaagaaaAAATCCACTTcaaaatcaaattattttgtatagcAATAAGCATGTTAGATTAAGATACATCTTAAAAACCTGACATATATGGTATTAGTATTAACACTATAATGAAGGAAGAACTGTCAATATATGAAACGTTCTTGGACTCAGGAAGTTCTAGGAAGAACCCCCATTGATAAAAGGGTTATTTATAGCACCCTCCATAGAGGGATACTTCAGCCTGTGGGAACTTATGTGGTGTGTACAGAATCATGTTTGAGAGATGTCTAGGCCAGTGAgatttgtttgaaatataatTGGCCTGAAGGAACAtgggaacagttttttttaatacatcacaatgtgtactgaaaaatgcatgttgtcatgttttgtgtgtagGCTCCGGTGTTATACCAGTCATACAGGTCCTTTTGTGTGTAGCTGCAGTTGTCCTCGATTGATAACGCCATTGGATGTATTTTAGCAATGTTCCTATGTGCAGAACTTGTGGTATTTGATGAACAGACCAATACAGAAGAAGGAGACTTCTACCACAACCCACTTTAACTGTGGGTTCTAGGCAGGACAATTATTGGGGGGTTCTTTGAGAGTTGTACGTAAAAGCCTCATTCAAAGAGTTTTGCCCAGCTCCAAAAAGTCTCCCACTATCGGGAGAAAACAAAGAACTCTCTATAGTTCAACTGACCTCATTTTTTCCTAAGAGTGTTTCACCCTAGCTGGTTGCCTTGACCTTATGAACTCAAGGCAACCAAAATGGTGAAATCAAGCAGCTCCTACAAGTGGAGATTGGGcttaatatacacacacacacacacacaaacgcacacacacacatgctgccCTGTATTATTTGATAATATAATTACTTTCCAATAAAACGTCATCTATCTGAGAACTCACACgtaaaaataattgaattatgATGACTCATCATGAACAATATCTTGGACTGTGCTTTCGGTTTGCCAGCTGCCGGAAAGCAGAGACATAGATTGCTCAGACACAGAGGTCAACACAGCAGTGCTCACTGTCAGACCTTTTATCTAATACCTGCCCTCCTAGTTAATTTGacccttctccttctcctcatcTGTTCCCTCAAATGTTGATACATTTTAGGTGAGACAGCTATTAAATCCCTCAACACGACCATCACCTGTTGTCCTCGATGTGTCACAGACTCCAGGTGGCTGTGTGGGGTGATGGACAGGAACATGATTGTAATCCAGTGACGTATAGACAGTTCATCCATGGCTTGTTCATCACGTCTTAGCCCTTTATAAATGGACACCGCATGGAGACGGGGCTGCACACTTTATACTACAAACACATAGACACCTAAGCATGCACACAAAAGCATGCTAGGACACAGGTAAGGGTATActctgaaacaaacacacacacacacacacacagaatcatgGATTCTCAGTCTGCACACACGTTTGTAGAGATAACGCTGTTGCCCTTGGACTCTGGTAGGGCAGTACACCCATCTCTCTACCAACCACAACATGGCAGCCACAGTTCCCTCCCTAACTCCTTTGGCTAGGTGTCACCGCGTCAGGCAGCATTGTCCACTGAGACAGAACTCAACACATTCTGTTGAGAATGAACAACCTTGGGTCCTCCACAGCTCGGTTATGCTGGGGGCATGCTATATCGCTGACTAGTGCTGACAGCAGAAGGGAAAATGTCATATCAGTTAAGAACCTCTATATTAACATGCTGTGTTTGGaagctttgtgtttgtgtatgtgtgtgtgtgtgggtgtgtgtgcatttgctgTTGTGTGTGCTAGGTGAAAGGTTCCCCAACTGCGTCATTCCAAGACAATCCTTTGATAGTGATAGGATGTGATGCAATCTGACACTGTTTGGGAGTAATAGACAATTTCCCCCAAGCTTGGGTTCAAAAACAGTCGGTGCAAATATATCTCTGACATGATGGAGATATATATCATGGTAAATGGCACAGTAGTTCAAAGAACAATGCACATATACTAAGCAAATTCTCATCGCTGCCATCACTCCACTATATCATTCACACACAAGCTCTCGTACTCTCCCCGCAATTGGCCGTGCTAGAATCTAAAGACAACAACCAATTTAAATCAAGAAGTAATGACTGTCTACAGATGAATGTTTGAACAGACAGGAACCAAGTTGTGTGATCTAAGCTAAACTGGGGTTCACAAGTGTatcaaacacacagaaagcATCACAGATAACCATGTCTATGTACAAAACCAACATCAAGTGTGAATCTTTACGAAGGCAATCTTTTTCAGGTCAGTGATCGTGGTTGTACTGCACATTCCAAAGTTCTCCAGGTTCAGTCAACTGACTAGGCGACTGACTTCTTGCTCATCAATAAACAAgcagtttttttaaattagaatTGTTCTTTCTCCTATCCGGCTCTCAACATCATACAAATCAATCAGTATTAATATAACAGAGAGACATCATTTCCTCTTCTGCAGTTCAatcattttctctgttttctgaCACGGTTCTTGACAGGTGTGATGTAACTGACAGTATTGCTCTCCTGGGTGTTTCAACCACTGTCTTGGAGATTAAAGAAGAGTCTGAGTAATTCATCTAACGTTTTCACACACCCGTCTAGTGGGCATAAAACTATCCATCTGCTCAGAGAGAAGAAACAGTCAAGGAGCTCCAATGCAACCTCAGAATAGTTATTACTGGGGGTGAGTTGACACCTACACAAACAAAGaaagcctcacacacacacacacacacacagttcctcAAACACCCTGAAAAGGCTCAGATACTGGTCTGTAGCTCGCCATTGAGCAGTGCGGCGTTGTGTGTTTCCGCCGTGGCGTCGTTGACCGTACGGGTCCGGTCCATGCGACTTTCGCTGCGCTCCACTTCGTCCAGCCCTGACACCCTCTTCAAGCACAGGACGTTCTGGAAGCTCTTCTTGAAGTTGTCCGACAGGAAGGCGTACAGGATGGGGTTGGCGCAGCTGTTGGCGTAGCCCAGCACCACCACGAACTCGAAGGTGCTCTTGAGGACGGACGTGGTCTTGATGGTGCCAATCACGGACGTGACGTTGAACACGTAGAAGGGCAGCCAACAGAGGACGAACATGGCCACTACGAAGGACACCATCCTGGTCACCTTCCTTTCTGAGCGCTTCCGCTTCGTGGAGCCCACACGCATGCCCGACGACTTCACCTGTTGAACAGGGCGAGAGAGAGGACACAGGTGTCGTCACTGGCCGTATTGCCTTCATAAGCTTCCATGTTTGGTGATCCCTCGGGCGCCTTGTTCTGTGGTCATACTGCACCTGAAGTTCACCTGGCTACTTTAGTACGGCCATGAAGTGTCTTGCCACAAATGCCCTGCCTTATAGCTAGGGAAAATGTATACTGGGTTGTATAAAAACTCAGTTGCAGGCCCTCATGTGGGTTTGAAGTTGATAAGCCTTTAATGTACTGGCTtcatcattaaaaaaacatgcaaagcGTTTCGGCAACAAcccagaatacatttttacctTTTTGTCCACTGTCTCCCCTCCAAGTGCACCTGTGGTAGttttatatttctggaaaacctgacACACTCTTGCTATTTTCCTATTAGTGCTATTATCTATTTATTCATAATtcttatataatatacagtttCACAGTTTCACTTCAATGGTTAAATGTGACATGAGCCTTAAAATGCACTTTCAAAACAATACTGTGATTAAAGTTACAAGCTATTAATGATAGGACAAACTGTGTATATCAGAGTGGGTGGATAACTTCACCCAAGATGTCCGTTATGCAGAGAAGTGAAACTGAGAACAAAATGCCATTGACATTGAGGAAGATGCTCACCTTGATGATGATGAGCAGATAACAGAGGCAGATCACAGTGAGCGGCAGGAAGAAGCCCAGGAAGAAGGTGTAGAACATGAACGCCGTCCGATAGGCTTCCTGTGGCTCCGGCCAAACTATAGTGCACACCCACGCATGGTTCCTATTGGGCGTCAGACCACTGAAGATCATAATTGGTAGGTTGACCAGCAGTGACACTCCCCACACGGTCAGATTGATGATCTTAGCCACGCGCGGCTTCCGCCACTTAGTGGACTTTATGGGGTGGACCACAGCCAGGTAGCGGTCAATGCTCATGACTGTGAGGCAGAAGATGCTGGTGAACTGGTTCAGAGAGTCCGCAGTCATGACCAGGCGACAG from Esox lucius isolate fEsoLuc1 chromosome 5, fEsoLuc1.pri, whole genome shotgun sequence harbors:
- the sstr2a gene encoding somatostatin receptor type 2, with translation MDAWPLLPSPPNLSLADSLYYDSYFPGNESDLGSRNDTPDEIHHGFDKTSSVVITFIYFTVCAVGLTGNALVIYVILRYAKMKTVTNIYILNLAVADVLCMLSLPFIAVQLALVRWPFGSVLCRLVMTADSLNQFTSIFCLTVMSIDRYLAVVHPIKSTKWRKPRVAKIINLTVWGVSLLVNLPIMIFSGLTPNRNHAWVCTIVWPEPQEAYRTAFMFYTFFLGFFLPLTVICLCYLLIIIKVKSSGMRVGSTKRKRSERKVTRMVSFVVAMFVLCWLPFYVFNVTSVIGTIKTTSVLKSTFEFVVVLGYANSCANPILYAFLSDNFKKSFQNVLCLKRVSGLDEVERSESRMDRTRTVNDATAETHNAALLNGELQTSI